One segment of Magnetococcus sp. PR-3 DNA contains the following:
- a CDS encoding ABC transporter permease: MEPLDQEQPSSWWGTWALFKRECHRFMRVFGQTVGAPLVSAMLYFAVFGGALGHRIGPTDGISYLHFLIPGLAAMGIVQHAFQNASSSLIQMRYIGMLPMDLVALPLKPIQMVLAIMGGSMVRGLMVGCVVLLAARLFLSFEIKHWGLLLLVSALLAGIFGLVGMLTGLWGKTFDDISLVSNFVLTPLTYLGGVFFSAAMLPDGWQPLATWNPIYHLVGLYRYAILGLQTTDPVLAMAFAVGFLLLLFGVTVQIVQHGWRLKE, translated from the coding sequence ATGGAACCATTGGATCAAGAGCAACCCAGTAGCTGGTGGGGAACGTGGGCTCTGTTTAAGCGGGAATGTCATCGTTTTATGCGGGTTTTTGGGCAGACAGTGGGGGCACCACTTGTTTCGGCCATGCTCTACTTTGCGGTATTTGGTGGGGCGTTGGGGCACCGTATTGGCCCGACAGATGGCATCAGCTACCTGCATTTTCTCATACCCGGTTTGGCGGCGATGGGGATTGTGCAGCACGCTTTTCAAAATGCCAGTTCATCCCTTATTCAGATGCGTTATATTGGCATGCTACCCATGGATCTGGTGGCGCTACCATTGAAACCCATACAGATGGTGCTGGCCATTATGGGAGGTTCTATGGTGCGTGGGCTGATGGTGGGGTGTGTGGTGTTGTTGGCCGCACGGCTTTTTTTGAGTTTTGAGATCAAACATTGGGGCTTGTTGCTGCTGGTCTCGGCGCTGCTGGCTGGGATATTTGGCCTGGTCGGTATGCTGACAGGGCTTTGGGGCAAAACCTTTGATGATATCTCATTGGTGAGTAACTTTGTCCTTACCCCTTTAACCTATTTGGGTGGGGTCTTTTTCTCTGCAGCCATGTTGCCGGATGGGTGGCAGCCTTTGGCGACTTGGAACCCGATCTACCATCTGGTTGGGCTTTACCGATATGCCATTTTGGGTCTACAAACCACAGATCCTGTGTTGGCCATGGCTTTTGCAGTTGGTTTTTTATTGCTGTTATTTGGTGTAACCGTACAGATCGTCCAGCACGGCTGGCGTCTTAAGGAGTAA
- a CDS encoding LysR substrate-binding domain-containing protein: protein MNGSTYQQLKVFHTITQEGSIRGAARRLHMAPPSVSHALKTLEKHMGLPLFIRTTRRISLTEAGEQLRLRTAPALEELTAAMESVHDLGETPAGKLRITLPRFAYNFLLKPIFATFSQRYPHIEVELSVSDATIDIVEEGIDVGIRLGDRVEAGMVAKPLTPPMRDALFAAPHYLQCHGTPQKPADLHHHHLIYYRYIASNQLAPLELVIEGQAKRIEIRQAVIVNDTDVMVDMAKQGLGMARLLEPGVLAAFQEGSLVPVLEPYWNTRAGLSVYFPQNSQKARRIRVLIDFLTHHAIKAWPKYANKTG from the coding sequence ATGAATGGCTCAACCTACCAACAGCTCAAGGTTTTTCATACCATTACACAAGAAGGGTCTATACGGGGGGCGGCGCGACGCTTGCACATGGCCCCACCATCGGTCTCCCACGCCCTGAAAACATTAGAAAAACATATGGGGTTACCACTCTTTATCCGCACGACCCGCAGGATCAGCTTAACCGAAGCGGGGGAGCAGTTACGTCTACGTACAGCTCCTGCACTTGAAGAGCTGACCGCAGCGATGGAGAGCGTGCATGATTTGGGTGAGACACCTGCGGGTAAGTTACGCATCACCTTACCCCGTTTTGCCTATAACTTTTTACTCAAACCCATTTTTGCCACGTTCAGCCAGCGGTACCCCCATATTGAGGTAGAGCTATCGGTCTCTGATGCCACCATCGATATTGTCGAAGAAGGGATTGATGTCGGCATACGTTTAGGAGATCGGGTAGAAGCTGGCATGGTTGCCAAGCCACTAACCCCACCCATGCGCGACGCCCTCTTTGCTGCCCCCCACTACTTACAATGCCACGGCACCCCTCAAAAACCGGCAGATCTCCATCACCACCACTTAATTTACTACCGGTATATTGCATCTAACCAACTGGCACCACTGGAACTGGTCATTGAGGGACAAGCCAAACGTATTGAAATACGCCAAGCTGTCATTGTGAATGATACTGATGTCATGGTGGATATGGCCAAACAGGGGCTTGGCATGGCAAGGCTGTTAGAGCCTGGGGTTCTCGCGGCCTTTCAAGAGGGCAGCTTAGTCCCTGTACTGGAACCGTACTGGAATACCCGTGCGGGTCTCAGTGTCTATTTTCCGCAAAACAGTCAAAAAGCCCGACGCATTCGGGTCTTAATCGACTTTCTAACACACCATGCCATCAAGGCATGGCCAAAGTACGCAAACAAAACGGGCTGA
- a CDS encoding ABC transporter ATP-binding protein, with the protein MNNTKLTQPPALLIEGLVKQYQGGIQALKGVELQVEAGEVFAILGPNGAGKSTLINIIAQITAATAGSVAVFGTKLHEDPLTAKRLVGITPQDIALDPFFTVREVLLNHAGYYGFRQADAHIDRLLDRLGLAEHAHKRTRQLSGGMKRRLTVAKSLVHQPPLIILDEPTAGVDVALRRDLWDFVSELHQEGVTVILTTHYLEEAQALAGRVAIINHGQVIACDPMDKLLSTFGARRAAIHWQLGIRKPEQLPPGMAWDEAGEVLEGTLAEDALPELLAWAADQGRGIRDLRLEPPRLEDVYLHLTAGKEG; encoded by the coding sequence ATGAATAATACGAAGTTGACACAACCTCCTGCACTGCTGATTGAGGGTTTAGTTAAGCAGTATCAAGGAGGCATTCAGGCTCTAAAAGGGGTGGAACTGCAGGTTGAAGCTGGGGAGGTGTTTGCCATCCTGGGGCCCAATGGAGCCGGTAAATCCACACTGATTAATATTATTGCCCAAATAACGGCCGCTACAGCGGGTTCTGTCGCTGTTTTTGGAACCAAACTCCATGAGGACCCCTTAACCGCCAAGCGGTTGGTGGGGATAACGCCTCAGGATATTGCGTTGGATCCTTTTTTTACAGTTCGTGAAGTGTTGCTTAACCATGCTGGCTACTATGGCTTTCGTCAGGCTGATGCTCATATTGACCGTCTGTTGGATCGCTTGGGCTTGGCAGAGCATGCCCATAAACGTACCAGGCAACTCTCTGGCGGTATGAAACGTCGCTTGACGGTCGCTAAGTCCCTGGTCCACCAACCTCCTTTAATTATTTTAGATGAGCCAACGGCTGGTGTTGATGTCGCTTTACGGCGGGATTTATGGGATTTTGTCAGTGAGTTGCATCAAGAGGGGGTGACCGTTATCTTAACCACCCACTATTTGGAAGAGGCTCAGGCGCTGGCAGGGCGTGTGGCGATTATCAACCATGGACAGGTCATTGCGTGTGACCCCATGGATAAGCTGTTAAGTACCTTTGGGGCGCGCCGGGCCGCTATCCATTGGCAGTTGGGTATCCGTAAACCTGAGCAACTGCCACCCGGTATGGCTTGGGATGAGGCTGGTGAGGTGTTGGAAGGTACCTTGGCGGAGGATGCCCTACCTGAGCTCTTAGCTTGGGCAGCAGATCAGGGGCGTGGCATCAGAGATCTACGGTTAGAGCCCCCCCGGCTGGAAGATGTTTATCTTCATCTGACCGCAGGCAAGGAGGGCTAA
- a CDS encoding NAD(P)H-dependent oxidoreductase, whose product MAQTLIISGHPDLQQSYAHRMILQVLESSALDLCVKRLDQLYPDYQIDVEAEQSALLAADRVVLHFPSSWFAMPALLKKWLDDVFVEGFAYGDQGGKMQGKALLLSITMAQRDCPKGPLARKGAFLKPLLYPLQQVAKRSGMVFPPPVLSDGMLSSSDTCSTQHKLEQHANQHGQKLLGLIKEQGRATVQATAQDASTRVMPGVSCRTMWTLF is encoded by the coding sequence ATGGCTCAAACGCTAATTATTTCTGGTCATCCTGATCTTCAACAATCCTATGCGCATCGTATGATTCTTCAGGTGTTGGAATCTTCTGCTTTAGACCTGTGTGTTAAACGGTTAGATCAGCTCTACCCTGACTATCAAATTGATGTAGAAGCTGAGCAGAGTGCGTTATTGGCAGCGGATCGGGTTGTTTTACATTTTCCATCCTCGTGGTTTGCCATGCCTGCTCTGCTTAAAAAGTGGCTGGATGATGTGTTTGTTGAAGGTTTTGCTTACGGTGATCAGGGTGGAAAGATGCAAGGGAAGGCGCTGCTGCTTTCGATCACGATGGCGCAAAGAGACTGTCCTAAGGGGCCTCTGGCTCGAAAAGGGGCTTTTCTTAAGCCCTTGCTCTACCCATTGCAGCAGGTCGCAAAAAGGTCAGGCATGGTGTTTCCCCCTCCTGTGTTGAGTGATGGTATGCTCAGTAGCTCAGATACATGTTCTACGCAGCACAAGCTGGAACAGCATGCGAACCAACATGGCCAAAAGCTGCTGGGCCTAATCAAGGAACAGGGTAGGGCGACCGTGCAGGCCACGGCACAGGATGCCAGCACACGGGTCATGCCTGGGGTAAGTTGCCGGACGATGTGGACTCTTTTTTAA